In Candidatus Effluviviaceae Genus V sp., a single window of DNA contains:
- a CDS encoding OsmC family peroxiredoxin, whose translation MPVRKANAVWQGRLRDGKGTMKFGSGAFEGAYSFASRFEEGDGTNPEELIGAAHAGCFSMALSLGLEQAGFTPEEISTEAKVHLDKVDDGFKITRIELTTRVKAPGIDEAAFKEQAESAKRGCPVSQALAATEIVLDAELVS comes from the coding sequence ATGCCGGTACGGAAGGCAAACGCGGTGTGGCAGGGCAGGCTCAGGGACGGCAAGGGAACAATGAAGTTCGGAAGCGGGGCTTTCGAGGGGGCCTACTCCTTTGCTTCGCGTTTCGAGGAGGGCGACGGGACCAACCCCGAGGAACTCATCGGGGCGGCGCACGCGGGCTGCTTCTCGATGGCGCTCTCGCTCGGCCTCGAGCAGGCGGGATTCACGCCGGAGGAGATCAGCACCGAGGCGAAGGTGCACCTCGACAAGGTCGACGACGGCTTCAAGATCACGAGGATCGAGCTCACAACGCGCGTCAAGGCGCCCGGCATCGACGAGGCCGCTTTCAAGGAACAGGCGGAGAGCGCCAAGAGGGGCTGCCCTGTGTCCCAGGCGCTGGCCGCGACAGAGATCGTGCTCGACGCCGAGCTTGTCAGCTAG